GTGGCCTCGTTCAGCCTGTGGCTCAGGGCCGGCGTTCCTATCCTGATTGCCCTTGTCTCGATGGTCGTAGTTCTACTGGTCCGTTTGCTTCAGCGGTAAGCGGGTCCGGATCGGTGGCAAGCGAAAAATAAACTTCCAAAACGTGGCGCATCTTTCGACACCGAAAAAGTGACGGCAAAAACACCACGTTAGCCACGCATTTCACCACAACTTCACCACATTCCACCACAGCAAACACACCAAAAAACGCAAAATACCCCTGAAAAAACGCCCTTTCCCCCATCCAGAATTTTTTCTGTCAAAAACCGTAGAATTGAAGCATGGGAATTAGCCGGAACGAAGCTCTGGAATGCTTTCGCAGCGATGATCTGATTGGAATTGGAATGGAGGCCGACGCGATACGCCGCCGGCTGCACCCCGAAGGCGTAGTAAGCTACGCGATCGACGGACGTGTAACCTACACGAAATCCGCGACTGGAGCGGGTTTTGATCTACTCTGCAACCAGATCTCCAACATCGTCGCGATGGGTGGTCACGGCGTGATGCTCCAGGGCGAGGTAACCCCGGCGCTCACAATCTCCTGGTTTGACGGGCTCTTTCGCAGCATCAAAAAACGCTTCCCTGCTATCTGGCTGCACTCCCTCTCCGCCGGCGAGATCCTCTCAATCGCAGAGCAAACCGGAGCCACCGTAGAGGACACCATCGCACGACTGCAGGACGCCGGACTCGACTCAGTCCCCGGTGATGATGCGGGTATTCTCGACGACGCGGTACAACAAGGCACCCGCACAAAGTGGCCCACGGCGGACTGGCTGGCAGTTCATCGCGCCGCCCACAAGCTCGGCATGCAGACTACCGCCACAATGACCTTCGGCTGCGGCGAGACGATGGAGCATCGCATCAATCACCTGGAGGCAGTGCGCGGTCTGCAAGGAGAGACGAGAGGGTTTGCCTCGTTCACGCCGTGGGCCTTTGCGCCAAAGGCCCCGTCAATGCAGGGGTTTGAAGAGGCGACGGCGGTCGAGTATCTGAAGACGCTGGCGATCTCGCGGATGTACCTCGACAACATTGAGAACGTGCAGTCGAACCTGGAGACGCAGGGACTCAAAGTGCTGCAGGTGGGCCTGCGCTTCGGCGGCAACGATGTAGGCAGCGTGATGCTTGCCGAGGGTGCGAACGCGGCGACCGAGGAGCAGCTGCGGCAGGTGATTCGTGACGCAGGGTTCAAGCCTGTTCAACGCGATACGGTCTTCCGGACAATGTTTTTGAACTAAGGGGCAGACGTTGTCTCTTGCTGAAGTACAGACGTCTTAACCTGATTTCAAGCAGTGATTCGCGTAGAATCAGGTGGATACTCGAACCCTCCGTGGAGCAGCGACCCTGCAATTTTCTCCTCATACTTTGACGTCCCAACTCGGGTTGCTGGTCGGTCCAAAGGGCTTCGGTCACTATTGGAAGACGCACTACGCGGACAAGACGTTTGAGCACCTGTATCGATGGAATGCCTTCGATACGGCGATGCTGATTCCCTACTTCATCGTCATGATCATTCTGGCGTTTTATGGGATTCACCGCTATCAGTTGGTGTGGCTTTACTTCAAAAACAAAAAAAACGCGGCAAAGTGGAGTGAGCCGCCCATGCGGTTCGCTGAAGGGCAGCTGCCCTTTGTGACGATTCAGCTTCCCATCTTCAATGAACAATTCGTGATCGAGCGGTTGATTGAGGCGGTCTGCAGACTGGACTATCCGCGAGACCGGTTTGAGGTTCAGGTGCTGGACGATTCAACCGATGAGACCACCGGAGTAGCGCGGGAGATTGTCGAGCGCTACGCGCGCGGATTCCTCGGAATGGCTCCGCAGCCAATTGTGTATCTGCATCGCAGCAACCGGCATGGGTATAAGGCGGGAGCGCTGGACAAGGGTCTCGATGTCGCTCGTGGCGAGTTTGTGGCGATCTTCGATGCAGACTTTGTGCCTCCGCGACAGTGGGTGATGCAGGTGATTCACCACTTCGCGCAACCGGAGATCGGCATGGTGCAGACGCGGTGGACCCACCTGAATCGGAACTACAGCTTCCTGACGCAGGTCGAGGCGATTCTACTGGACGGGCATTTCGTGCTCGAGCATGGGGGACGAAGCCGCGCCGGAGTGTTCTTTAATTTCAACGGCACGGCGGGGATGTGGCGGCGAGAGACGATCTCAACCGCGGGTGGTTGGCAGCACGACACGCTCACTGAGGATACAGACCTGAGCTATCGGGCGCAGTTGGTGGGGTGGCAGTTCAAGTATCTGCAGGATGTGGAGTGCCCGGCGGAGCTGCCGATTGAGATGACTGCGTTCAAAACGCAGCAGGCGCGATGGGCGAAGGGCCTGATCCAGACAGGGAAAAAGATTTTGCCGCGGGTGCTGAAGAGCGATGCTCCTTGGCATACGAAGCTCGAGGCGTGGTATCACCTTACAGCGAATATCAGCTATCCACTCATGATTGTGCTGAGTGTGTTGCTGATGCCCGCGATGATTATCCGCAGCTGGCAAGGCTACATCCAGATGCTGCTGATCGACTTTCCTCTGTTCATCGCCAGCACGATGTCGGTTTCAACGTTCTACATGGTGAGCCAGAAGGAGCTCTATCCGAAGAGCTGGTACAAATCGATTGTGTATGTACCGTTCGTCATGGCGCTGGGCGGGGTCGGATTGACCATCACCAATACCAAGGCCGTACTAGAGGCGTTGTTCGGAGTGAAGAGCGCGTTTGCGAGGACGCCCAAGTACAGCGTGAAGAAAAAGGGCGAGAAGAGCCAGGCGAAGGTGTATCGCAAACGACTGGGCGTGATTCCCTGGATTGAGATGGCGATCGGATGCTATTTTGCCTGGACCGTCTACTATGCCATTTCGACGGAGAACTTCTTTACGGTGC
This Tunturibacter gelidoferens DNA region includes the following protein-coding sequences:
- a CDS encoding radical SAM protein — encoded protein: MGISRNEALECFRSDDLIGIGMEADAIRRRLHPEGVVSYAIDGRVTYTKSATGAGFDLLCNQISNIVAMGGHGVMLQGEVTPALTISWFDGLFRSIKKRFPAIWLHSLSAGEILSIAEQTGATVEDTIARLQDAGLDSVPGDDAGILDDAVQQGTRTKWPTADWLAVHRAAHKLGMQTTATMTFGCGETMEHRINHLEAVRGLQGETRGFASFTPWAFAPKAPSMQGFEEATAVEYLKTLAISRMYLDNIENVQSNLETQGLKVLQVGLRFGGNDVGSVMLAEGANAATEEQLRQVIRDAGFKPVQRDTVFRTMFLN
- a CDS encoding glycosyltransferase — protein: MIILAFYGIHRYQLVWLYFKNKKNAAKWSEPPMRFAEGQLPFVTIQLPIFNEQFVIERLIEAVCRLDYPRDRFEVQVLDDSTDETTGVAREIVERYARGFLGMAPQPIVYLHRSNRHGYKAGALDKGLDVARGEFVAIFDADFVPPRQWVMQVIHHFAQPEIGMVQTRWTHLNRNYSFLTQVEAILLDGHFVLEHGGRSRAGVFFNFNGTAGMWRRETISTAGGWQHDTLTEDTDLSYRAQLVGWQFKYLQDVECPAELPIEMTAFKTQQARWAKGLIQTGKKILPRVLKSDAPWHTKLEAWYHLTANISYPLMIVLSVLLMPAMIIRSWQGYIQMLLIDFPLFIASTMSVSTFYMVSQKELYPKSWYKSIVYVPFVMALGGVGLTITNTKAVLEALFGVKSAFARTPKYSVKKKGEKSQAKVYRKRLGVIPWIEMAIGCYFAWTVYYAISTENFFTVPFLVLFVFGYWYTGLLSLLQGRFERSRDPDQEMHEKPYPVGV